CCATTATCAATTAGAGAAATTTTgagaatttattgtttttatatgatttttttaatacgTGTAAAGTTAGGTAATATTTATCTCCTTTCTACaggttactttttattttcattcacaaAATAAACACCAATTGAAATACAACTTTTGGATTCTTTTgcaaaataatcaatattttgGATAACATACTATGATATTAGCTCAGTGAAAACAGTACTAAAACTAATgttataaaaacacacacacctactatatatatgtaactaatgctacatgtataatatataaaatacatattgttaTATATGGCtaatatatgactttttttttttttttttgagatggagtctcgctctgtcacccaggctggagtgcagtggtgcgatcttcgctcactgcaagctctgcctactgggttcacgccattctcctgcctccgcctcccaagtagctgggactacaggcgcccgccaccatgcccggctaatttttttgtattttttagtagagacagggtttcaccgtgttagccaggatgctctcaatctcctgaccttgtgatccgcccgcctcggcctcccaaagtgctgggattacaggcatgaggcaccatgtcCAGCCATATGACATATGTTTTGAATAAGATAATTTTAGTTATTATAGGACTTATATTGATTTTCAAGGAGTAAAATATCCCTGTATGACTTTACACTGGGACTTCAGTTCACACTGATAAACACATACTGGGCAGTTAATATTGAGCCAACTTCAAGATCCCTGCCTGCAACCTGAGCTCATTGTTAGGGCTCTCTTATGGCAAGTTTACATAACAATCTTGCTTCACATAGATATATAATTGAGAAAATCTTGGGGATTGGTCATAACCTGCAGACTTCTTTCCTATATCATTTTCAGCTTCACTTAAGGCAATAGTGAtatgtcaggttttttttttctaaaattatggaAGAAGCCAAAGTACAGAGCTTCCATGGTGTTAACAAAGGAAGTGTGTACCCTATTAACTATGTAGACAGtcagggtacagtggctcacatctgtattctcagcactgtgggaggctgaggtaggaggattgcttgagctcaggagttcaagaccagcctggacaacatagggagatccccatctctaccagaaataaaattagccaggtgtggtggcacttgcctgtagttccagctgttcagaaggctgaggtggtaggatcgcttgaacccaagtggttgaggttgcagtgagctgtgatcgcgccactgctgattgtgccactgtattccaacttgggcaacagagtgagaccttgtctcaaaaacaaaaaactacgtAGGCAGCAGAAAGAGTGTTCAACTGAGAATTTGTAAGAACCTGATTGGCAATCTGTCCTCAGTTGTGATCCACTGAAGCTCAAGTGTTTAGTCGCGCGATTTGCAGAAAATCTCAGAAGAGACAACTTAGCCCTGAGAAGAGTTAGGAATTGCTCATGCTCCTATAACTAAGGATCCTCTAATTTGTTTGATCTGTTTATCCTGCTAGAATTGTCTCCTTAAATAAATTTATCTGCTTACCAGAATTGCCTAATATTAACATAACTGTTAAAACATTTGCTTCAGGTTGTGTGAAATTAGTATTTAACTCTTCTAATGATAGCATTTTGGCTAATAATTTCAGCTGCTTCTTAGGTCCATTCCAGGAATGAAGAGCAGTACTACATCCTTAggaaatacagtcatgtgccacataatgacatttcagtcgaTGATGGACTgtatatatgacagtggtcccatagaTACaacggagctgaaaaattcctattgcacaaatacttaccattgtgttactaTTTCCTTATGATATTTAGTACAGTTACATGCTGCACAAATTTATAGCCTAtgagcaataggctatatcatattgcctaggtgtgtagtaggctagaccatctaggtttatgtaaggTCATCCgatgatgttcacacaacgatgaaatcacctaacaatgcattttttAGAATGTATCCCCATGGTTAAGGGACATATAACTGTATGTAGTTAGTCACTAGCGTTCTTTTGGCTCTATGTGGAGGTCCTAGCAGGACTAAATATGTGTCATATCTTGCTATCCTAGTTTAAGCTGAATTTCTGTTGTACTGAAGGCTGCTCTAGTATTggatatattgtttatttttattggcaGATTCATTAATTAAAACCCTTCTGTTTCTTTCACAGATGAGTGCCAAACCAAATATGGAAATGCTAATGCCTGGAGATACTGTACCAAAGTTTTTGACATGCTCACAGTAGCAGCTgtaagtttctatttttaaagtctcaTGTACGTTCCTGCCAATAACACATTGCATATTTTTATCTAGTTGTCATCTCAATTATACTGATATCTTTAGTATTCACTGATGAGTTTAGATATGCCTGAGGTTATATGTTCAACTCTTTGTTATCCTTTTTTGCTAGTTAATAGATGAGCAGATTTTGTGTGTCCATGGTGGTTTATCTCCTGATATCAAAACACTGGATCAAATTCGAACCATCGAACGGAATCAGGAAATTCCTCATAAAGGAGCATTTTGTGATCTGGTTTGGTCAGATCCTGAAGATGTGGATACCTGGGCTATCAGTCCCCGAGGAGCAGGTTGGCTTTTTGGAGCAAAGGTCACAAATGAGGTAAAGCCAACATTTTTGGAAAAGTAATTTGTGGATTGCTAATGGGCTGCATAGAGAACTATGGTGGCCCTAGATAACAAACTTGTAGTCTAGCTTACTCAAAATATGGTGGCTGTGGATATTAAATTTCTAGTTTAGTTATTAACGTATGTCTTTCTTTAATGGTTAAATAAGATGACACAGTGAAAGCACCTACTCCAGCATCCATTTGGTAATAATGTATAAAGtaaatgttctttcctttttttttttttttgagatggagtcttgctctgtcacctaggctggagtgcagtggcgtgatcttggctcactgcaacaacctctgcctcccaggttcaagccattctcctgcctcagccacctgagtagctgggaccacaggcgtgcgccaccatgcctggctaatttttgtattcttagtagagatgggatttcaccgtgttggctaggctggtcttgaactcctgacctcaggtgatccacccgcctcagcctcccaaagtgctgggattataggtgtgagccaccgcacctggccagcccCTTTCCTTTCAGGTACTATAGTTaagtaacaaaatggcaagaCCAAGATaggcaatacttttttttttttctcaaagaccTCAAATCACACAGATACAGACACTTTATTAGTTTCCTCTACAAGAGACAATaacatgaatctttttttttttttgagacaagagtttcgctcatgttgcccaggctggagtacaatggtgcagtctcggctcactgcaacctctgcctcctggattcaagcgattctcctgtctcagcctcccgagtagctgggattacaggtgtacaccaccacgcctggctaattttgtatttttagtagagacggggtttcaccatgttggtgaggctggtctcgaactcctgacctcaggtcatctgcccaccttggtctcccaaagtgctgggattacaggcgtgagccaccgcgcccagcctacgtcaaatcttttttttctttttaacagaaaTCTCTGTTCATTTGAAAAGCCAAATAGATCCAAAGAAGGaagatgaaaattaaatacttaagtTAATCAAAAGGCACTATGATACCACCTAAAACCTACTGCCGCAGTGGTAGTAGGCTAAGGAAGATCAAGCTACAGCAAATCATGTAATGTGAATGTTAGCGATTACATAGCAGGAAGCACATTTGCTTTCCAGAAGACTACGGTACAGTGTTCATTTGGGCCCAAGAGGATATTTGGCCAGGAAAGGATCAAGATGGATGAAGGTAAAGCCAAATCAAAGGAGTAGGTACAAAAGAGAATCCAAGCTACATAGTCAAGCAGATGATGATGGATCAGGCTTCTTCCTCCCAAGAAACATTTGCTGCACTGTGCTGCCTCCCCCCtcaaccaccccccaccccctacccaaTGGCTGCTCAAGCCCAACTGCCTACTCCTGCCTTACAGGGTGCTCAGCCACCGGGACTAGGTTTGGGGTTGCCCAGGGCTCTTGCCATAATTTAGCATAGACCTTGGGGAGAACTGCTCACACGTGGGTTGGCTTTGCTGCTGGTTGTTCTCAACAAAGAAAACCCTGAAGCATTCACATGCAGAGTAGTCTGAGCTTCTCCAGTCACAGTCAAACACCCCCACACAACATCCTCAAAAGTCTGAAATCTTGTAACAGCTGAGCTATAGTTAAAGCTGCAAGGCTCACAGAATCATCAAGGAAGCCAGAATGAGACAATGCAGATAGGAAGTCCCAGCAGTTAATCTCAatccttctttcttcatttcgGATAAGCTCAGATACACCTGATGTGGGATATAGAAAGCTACACTGGAGCAAGCTGGGTCTTCTGCTGAATTCGTCATCAAATACCAAGGGAAAACAAGGGGTGGGGtggattttattcttaaaaagccTCAGAAGTTACTGTATTATAAAGGGACATGACTGAATAGGTAAGAAACGGATTCTTCATTGTGAATTTTCCTGATGGCTTCTGCAAGGCTCATAGAGATGTTGATCACCTGTATTTTGGAGCGGTGCTTCATCTTGTCCTCCTGGGGTATGTTATTGGTGACTACTACTGCTTTAAAGCATGCGTTGTTGATGTGAGAAATAGCTGGACCAGAGAAGATTCTGTGAGTCAAGATAGCATAAACTTTGGTGACTCCAGCTGAGAGAAGTTTGTCAGCTGCATGGCAGATTGTGCCACAAGTGTCAACCATGCCATCCACAAGGATGGCCACCAGATCCTTCACATCTCCCACAAGCACCATGCGGTCGACTTCATTGGCCTTCTTTGTGAATCAAGGCAAAGTCCACATTCAGCCTGTCTGCAATGGAGGTCACTCTCTTAGCTCCACCAGCATCAGATGAAACAATAGTGCAGTTCTTCTGCTCAGAGATATTCTCCCTTATCCACTTCAGGACACCTGGCTCTGCATACAGATAGTCCACTGGGTTATCAAAAAAGCCCTGAGTTTGAGAAGCATGTAGGTCCATGGTGATAATATGATCTGCGCCTGCTACAGATAGCATGTTTGCAACAAGCTTGGCTGAGATTGTCACCTGACTCTTTATTATCCTGCTGGGCATAAGGGAAGCATGGGATGACTGCAGTAAGCTGGCTCGCTGAAGCAGTCTTGCAGGTATTAGTCATGATCAAAGGCACCATTAAATTGTCATTGATTTTGCCAAAACCACTCTGAATGATGTAGACATCCTTTCCACGTACACTTTTGCCAATTTCCACACAGGTCTCCTAGTTGCTGAATTTCTCAATCACTACCTTGCCGAGCTGCAGGCCCAGGCGATTGGCAGTTTTCTGAGATAAGCCCTGGTGGGAGCTGCTGCTGAAGATTTTGATATTCAGGATCCTGGCCAACTACCCTAAGCACTGTTCACTAAGTGATCACTGCTGCTGCAGAGACTGCAACCAAAGTCGGCCCAGAGACTCAATACTAATCTCTTTGCGATGCTACTCCGCCATCTTCAAGATAGGCAATACTTTGAACTTTCAACTGTTttcaattaaaacacacacacacacacactttggacTTTCAACTGTTttcaattaaaacacacacacacacacacacacacacacacacacacacaccccttataTTGGGAAGTGCTCCAGCATCATAATGAAGTCAAAAAACTAGATTCTGATCCTGCATCAGTGTATCTTAATTTAGATAAGTTATTTATCTAGTCTGAGCTTTTGTTTCCTTAAGTTGCAAAAGAATAATCTCTTTCAGAATTATTGCAACATCTACATATACTAAACCTTCAGTAAATGGTAGATACTGAtagcaatatttttattattaaatcagaaaacacaaaattttgtttcatagtacctattgaatgctttttcttccagaaatttCTAACTGTTTATGTAGCTGTACAGTTTCCATAGTTGTGCACTTGACTCAGGCCAAAATTGCTGTTTGCCTAAACTTATTAAATTGTTGGAGATAATTATAGAGTGCGTTCTATAATCTTGATGCCTTTAGTAGTAATAggatttggtattttatttaaatgattatgTAGGCCGATTGTTTTTTAAGTGCTAAGTACTTACAGTGCCTTTCTAAATTGCAGTTTGTTCATATCAACAACTTAAAACTCATCTGCAGAGCACATCAACTAGTGCACGAAGGCTATAAATTTATGTTTGATGAGAAGCTGGTGACAGTATGGTCTGCTCCTAATTACTGCTATCGTTGTGGAAATATTGCTTCGATCATGGTCTTCAAAGATGTAAATACAAGAGAACCAAAGTTATTCCGGGCAGTTCCAGATTCAGAACGTGTTATTCCTCCCAGAACGACAACGCCATAtttcctttgaggccttcgcCCATCCTGCTGACCCATTTTTCTGCCCTCTTCTTACCCCAATTTTCTTGTATTGCCCTCTACAATATactttttattgagcactttgcTGCTGAAATGCTgcctcttgccttttttttttttaattttaaattatctaaattTATTGTTTGTTGTGGTGTCTATAGCAAAGTTTTTCTATCAGTTTTCCCCCATCCCATCCCCACCCTGGACTCATTTGAGAAGACTTGAGAAATGTCTTAATACTCACACTGCTGCATGTAGCTCTTGCTTATTTACTGGTCTGGGAAACAggatgtgtttcctttttttaaaagccaattgACAGATTACACCTAAATACTCCTCCTTTTGTATCATTCAGCCTTTTGTTTTAGTTTGGTAAGTTTTAAGAAATTTCAGCAGCAAAGTTGTTATTCAGTGGGCACGATGGACTCCAAATGCCTCAAGTTATGTATACCTGTCCCAGATGTAAACTTCATTGTCCTTTGTTGGATGATATTTTAAATGGATATATAATAAATTGGTCTAAAGGGCTGCCCTCcttgttgtgtttttaaattttagttaaaaacTGCTACAGCTTATGACTTTGTACTTTAAGATAATTGTATTGATCTTTTTTCAGAttccttgtattttttaataaagtaatcTTAAATAAAACTCAGATAGGTTAAGTGTTAGAAATTTTAAACAGCTTACATTGTTAGCGTAaagttgtcttttcttttttcctaatcaGAGTTCTTGACCCTTTGGTTATTGAGTTTAAAACTTCAATTGAAAttcaatagtatttattttttaaaaaaatcactaaactGTGCCTAAAGAACATAACTGCCATATTAATGTTTTGGTTTATATCCTCTATAGtaatagaaaaacatttaataCTTGTAATGCTGATGTGTTAATTTGATACCAGTTGAGTAGAATGTGATCAATCCAGTTTACAATCTATCATgagtattattaactaaaatctaTGTACTTTTCAATAGGAATCATTCTTCTCTTGCTGTAACACTTGaccttaacttttaaaaagtgttcattTTTAAACTGCAACTGGAAAGGTTGAAAAGTTAGGACTCTTGTATTTGTGAACTGTAATCTGAAGCAGATTATTTAAAgtgtagaaaaagaaacaagttgtTCTTTTTTGCAAAGGTCTGTGATACCATATTTCAGCTTTGTGTAAGTAATTTGAATATCCAAAGGGTTGTGATGATCAGTTCTGAATATGCAACTGTCCACTTAATAAGGACAAGTATTCCAGTATCTCTTATGACTGTAGTCATAAATGATGTTGGAATGTACATTTTGTGAAATAGTTGGTATCCCTTTACTATGATTAATTTTTGTTATTCCAGGAAATACTTGTGAAGCCAGCCAATTAATAAAGCACTTTAGCATCTGTTCAGGTAGTTTTGAAAACCAACTTTTCCCCTTCAGGATAAGAACTTCCAGGTTAcctaaaaatgcaataaaaatcttTATAGTCTAAGCTTCTTGGCATATAATTTTTCATCAgggttttcttttattaaatgagCACAATActgttttgatttaatttttttccctcaaaccACCCAGCTCCTTACATAGTTTTTAATTATGTAGCTATATGAAAGAGGTGGCTAAGACATTTGCTGCACACGCTTGAACTAATGTTGGGTCAGTAGCTTCGTGTTACTGCCCTGATCCCAGTGTAATTCAGGTGGAAAGGTATTTTTATCTCACAGGGATATGTAGCTATGTATTTTACTAATTGTGAAACACTGGAAATTAATGATGCAGACAACTTGGTGTGGTCTTTGAACAGCTctctgcagtattttttttttcctgttaccaTAAATTGTATTTAAGTGCTTGCTTTCCACTTAAGTTGTACTAATAGAACCGGTAACTCCCAGCCCTCCCTGTTTGACACTCCTTAGCTTAGATTGATGTAGTTGTTTTTGTTATCCCTATaatgtgacttttatttttaagtcattgTGTACTGCATTTGTTTGTCACTAGTTGGGCACGTGCCAATAATATTCTCTCCATTCCTTATCTGCCATCTCTGTTTTGCCTGATTTCTCTTCAACTGAATAATGGCTTTTTGCatggaaaaaatagtttttactaTTAGACGTGTAAAGGGAAGAGAGAGCTAATGTATTGGACTTTGTGAGCCTACAAGGAATATTTTGGATCCCTTCAATAAATAAGGGCTATGTACTATATGTACTATATAGAGTTATCATGTGGTGGAAGATACTTGCAAGTCATAGATTTATGGGCAGGAGGATTTGTTACTCCCTATATCTAGGCTGAATGTAAAATCCCTTATGTTGTATCAATGGgggtaaaaactatttttatttgcctATGATATACTTGGTTTCTAATAAAGTGCCCTAGGCTCTAGTGAGAACTGTCTACTTTGAATTGCCATTTACTCCCTTTCCTCCTTTGGCCGATATGCTCTTGGCTAGCTTTTTATAAGTTAATGTGTTTCCCCAAAAAGTTTCACTACTTTATATTCATTTGAGTGTGATCCTAAAACACCTGGATCAACAGTATATCTCATATGCAATCTGCATCAGCTCCTATTCTGTCTGGATGTCTAGAACTGTTGGAAGATTTTGACGTCTTAAGCCCTAGGTTTTGCTTTGGGAAATAAGGTTTGAAATATTGTTCATTGCAttaagatttgtgtgtgtgtgctttgtaAGCCCAGAACCAGGTTTTGGAAAATGCCTGTACTGTGAAAGCAAATTAGGACTCTTTCTGAGCCTCTTTCATTGTCAGAAATAGAATCACTTTCCATCAGCTTCCAGGAAATTGTGTATCTGGAGTCGAAGAGATTTAACATCAAGaatccagatttttaaatgtaattgttttttaaatgctaatGTTTGTAAAGCACC
This portion of the Pan troglodytes isolate AG18354 chromosome 11, NHGRI_mPanTro3-v2.0_pri, whole genome shotgun sequence genome encodes:
- the PPP6C gene encoding serine/threonine-protein phosphatase 6 catalytic subunit isoform X2 gives rise to the protein MAPLDLDKYVEIARLCKYLPENDLKVSPICGLAPSGCGAPAGRPFLSPGPPPVFHFLRFLKERLCDYVCDLLLEESNVQPVSTPVTVCGDIHGQGDFVDRGYYSLETFTYLLALKAKWPDRITLLRGNHESRQITQVYGFYDECQTKYGNANAWRYCTKVFDMLTVAALIDEQILCVHGGLSPDIKTLDQIRTIERNQEIPHKGAFCDLVWSDPEDVDTWAISPRGAGWLFGAKVTNEFVHINNLKLICRAHQLVHEGYKFMFDEKLVTVWSAPNYCYRCGNIASIMVFKDVNTREPKLFRAVPDSERVIPPRTTTPYFL
- the PPP6C gene encoding serine/threonine-protein phosphatase 6 catalytic subunit isoform X3; translation: MAPLDLDKYVEIARLCKYLPENDLKRLCDYVCDLLLEESNVQPVSTPVTVCGDIHGQFYDLCELFRTGGQVPDTNYIFMGDFVDRGYYSLETFTYLLALKAKWPDRITLLRGNHESRQITQVYGFYDECQTKYGNANAWRYCTKVFDMLTVAALIDEQILCVHGGLSPDIKTLDQIRTIERNQEIPHKGAFCDLVWSDPEDVDTWAISPRGAGWLFGAKVTNEFVHINNLKLICRAHQLVHEGYKFMFDEKLVTVWSAPNYCYRCGNIASIMVFKDVNTREPKLFRAVPDSERVIPPRTTTPYFL
- the PPP6C gene encoding serine/threonine-protein phosphatase 6 catalytic subunit isoform X4, giving the protein MAPLDLDKYVEIARLCKYLPENDLKRLCDYVCDLLLEESNVQPVSTPVTVCGDIHGQGDFVDRGYYSLETFTYLLALKAKWPDRITLLRGNHESRQITQVYGFYDECQTKYGNANAWRYCTKVFDMLTVAALIDEQILCVHGGLSPDIKTLDQIRTIERNQEIPHKGAFCDLVWSDPEDVDTWAISPRGAGWLFGAKVTNEFVHINNLKLICRAHQLVHEGYKFMFDEKLVTVWSAPNYCYRCGNIASIMVFKDVNTREPKLFRAVPDSERVIPPRTTTPYFL
- the PPP6C gene encoding serine/threonine-protein phosphatase 6 catalytic subunit isoform X1, whose amino-acid sequence is MAPLDLDKYVEIARLCKYLPENDLKVSPICGLAPSGCGAPAGRPFLSPGPPPVFHFLRFLKERLCDYVCDLLLEESNVQPVSTPVTVCGDIHGQFYDLCELFRTGGQVPDTNYIFMGDFVDRGYYSLETFTYLLALKAKWPDRITLLRGNHESRQITQVYGFYDECQTKYGNANAWRYCTKVFDMLTVAALIDEQILCVHGGLSPDIKTLDQIRTIERNQEIPHKGAFCDLVWSDPEDVDTWAISPRGAGWLFGAKVTNEFVHINNLKLICRAHQLVHEGYKFMFDEKLVTVWSAPNYCYRCGNIASIMVFKDVNTREPKLFRAVPDSERVIPPRTTTPYFL